A genomic window from Streptomyces sp. MST-110588 includes:
- a CDS encoding HK97 gp10 family phage protein → MASPRNPHPNAHPSAGAYSNAPQIAALLNSRAAAVLPAVASVVQHYAMLLETAIKANASGRPGPNAPTGDYRRSWTHELNTSGLNIEAIVGTNKPQSRRLEYGFVGADSLGRIYNQPPFPHVGPAVEHIRPAFLAAVGAAVGD, encoded by the coding sequence ATGGCATCTCCACGGAACCCACACCCGAACGCGCACCCGTCGGCGGGGGCGTACAGCAACGCGCCGCAGATCGCGGCTCTGTTGAATTCCCGCGCGGCAGCCGTGCTCCCTGCGGTGGCCAGTGTCGTCCAGCACTACGCCATGCTCCTGGAGACGGCCATCAAGGCCAATGCGAGCGGCCGGCCGGGACCGAACGCGCCGACGGGTGACTACCGGCGGTCGTGGACCCACGAGCTCAACACGAGCGGCCTGAATATAGAGGCGATCGTCGGCACCAACAAGCCGCAGAGCAGGCGCCTGGAGTACGGCTTCGTCGGAGCCGACAGCCTCGGACGGATCTACAACCAGCCGCCGTTTCCCCACGTCGGCCCAGCCGTTGAGCACATCCGTCCCGCGTTCCTGGCAGCCGTCGGAGCGGCGGTGGGTGACTGA
- a CDS encoding DUF6093 family protein has product MSAPTEGLTLGAVSAIVEKKILTNKIRIYRPGKPVFNPDTGQYEPGPPVTVYEGPGAIFPTGGPSVVLHIAGQAYVDDTPSRYRLLTPLSAPVASREDTVAIVEAEDKSAIGRTWRVIDIGETSTLSIVRTTWVDQNTQTTGA; this is encoded by the coding sequence ATGAGCGCGCCTACTGAAGGGCTGACTCTGGGGGCCGTCAGCGCGATCGTCGAGAAGAAGATCCTCACCAACAAGATCCGCATCTACCGGCCCGGCAAGCCGGTGTTCAACCCGGACACGGGGCAGTACGAACCTGGACCGCCCGTCACCGTCTACGAGGGCCCGGGCGCGATCTTTCCAACGGGCGGGCCGTCCGTCGTCCTGCACATCGCAGGTCAGGCGTACGTAGATGACACGCCGTCTCGGTACCGTCTGCTGACGCCGCTGTCGGCGCCGGTCGCCTCGCGCGAAGACACCGTTGCCATCGTGGAAGCCGAAGACAAGTCAGCTATCGGCCGGACGTGGCGCGTGATCGACATCGGGGAGACATCAACGCTGAGCATCGTCCGTACCACCTGGGTGGACCAGAACACCCAGACCACCGGAGCGTGA
- a CDS encoding DUF6093 family protein, with protein MTTAIDPEEVRQELEAKLLLDTVRVTRPTGTPTLDLSTGLLGEVPADLVYEGPGAMLSGHGQVTAEGIIGKQWLDDTVSWYRLLTPLGAPVPARYDRVEVTVAHSGSAATGGRVWQVLDPAEASTVELVRVTRLDEITPPS; from the coding sequence GTGACGACAGCGATCGATCCGGAGGAAGTGCGGCAGGAGCTGGAGGCCAAACTCTTGCTCGATACCGTGCGAGTCACCCGGCCCACCGGCACGCCGACGCTCGACCTCTCAACCGGCCTCCTTGGCGAGGTACCTGCCGATCTGGTCTACGAGGGGCCTGGCGCGATGCTGTCCGGACACGGGCAGGTGACCGCCGAGGGGATCATCGGCAAGCAGTGGCTCGACGACACCGTGTCCTGGTACCGGCTGCTGACACCGCTCGGGGCGCCGGTGCCTGCGCGGTACGACCGGGTAGAAGTGACGGTCGCGCATTCGGGCAGTGCCGCAACCGGCGGTCGTGTCTGGCAGGTCCTTGACCCGGCCGAGGCGTCGACCGTGGAACTGGTCCGGGTGACGCGGTTGGACGAGATCACGCCGCCGTCCTGA
- the fxlM gene encoding methyltransferase, FxLD system: protein MSPDRWYQHNVTFADRATGKRAIADCLGPALLEAEKDGQLTAWWFMNKQPWPLRYRSAAPSPLIESVLSDLVDDGAVRAWVPGIYEPETTAFGGPENMDAAHELFHQDSRHLLTYRPGPGRLGRRETAVLLISALMRAARLDWFEQGDVWAKAAELRPAPQELAPDRATALGQAVKRLMTVDSRSLCRPGGPFDGHDEWVAAFERAGATLADLAARGGLTRGVRAIVTHHLIFHANRAGLRSDDQSALFNIARKAVMGSSDNTASSAEGTPETTSVRAVNTDTLANSEADAAQLRNALVDKIRESGYARTAAVETALRTVPRHLFVPDATLEDAYANTPVNVKYDTDGTSISCASQPGVVALMLDQLDAQPGERILELGAGTGYNAALLAHLVGETGHVTTIDVDDDLVEGARAHLAAAGFTNVEALIRDGAVGHADGAPYDRIIATVGAHGVPHAWMQQLVPGGRLVVPQRLKGSVSRSIAYEQRDGRWTSVSSKMNTFMPLRRGIADDDRRVIPLSTDGTVRLQAPAGQPIDAQALAGVLDQPRTEKWTGMTVRAMESPEWMELFVSCSVPSGLIRMLFPADAKGTLLTEDPYPSSTAAVDKGAVTYLARRVSEKKTPEGGKLWEFGVIGHGPGGDELAARVVDAIRTWDREYRDREATFEIQPLDAPAIEQVPGLFALDTPLNRIVVDWR, encoded by the coding sequence ATGTCCCCGGACCGCTGGTACCAGCACAATGTCACCTTCGCCGACCGCGCCACCGGTAAGCGGGCCATAGCCGACTGCCTCGGCCCTGCCCTGCTCGAAGCCGAGAAAGACGGGCAGCTCACCGCCTGGTGGTTTATGAACAAGCAGCCTTGGCCGCTGCGATACCGCTCTGCTGCGCCGTCCCCGCTCATCGAGTCCGTGCTGAGCGATCTTGTCGACGACGGAGCGGTCCGGGCGTGGGTTCCTGGCATCTACGAGCCGGAGACCACGGCGTTCGGGGGGCCGGAGAACATGGACGCCGCCCACGAGCTGTTCCACCAGGACAGTCGCCACCTGCTCACCTACCGGCCTGGACCCGGACGACTGGGCAGACGGGAGACCGCCGTCCTTCTGATCAGCGCACTGATGCGGGCTGCCCGTCTGGACTGGTTCGAGCAGGGCGACGTGTGGGCCAAGGCCGCCGAACTCCGACCGGCGCCGCAGGAACTGGCTCCCGATCGGGCCACCGCCCTGGGCCAGGCGGTGAAGCGGTTGATGACCGTCGACAGCCGCAGCCTGTGCCGTCCGGGCGGTCCGTTTGACGGTCACGATGAGTGGGTGGCCGCCTTCGAGCGGGCCGGTGCGACACTCGCCGACCTGGCTGCCCGGGGCGGCCTCACGCGCGGCGTGCGCGCCATCGTCACCCACCACCTGATCTTCCACGCAAACCGCGCAGGTCTCCGCTCGGATGACCAAAGCGCCCTGTTCAACATCGCACGAAAGGCAGTCATGGGATCCAGTGACAACACCGCGTCGTCCGCCGAGGGGACGCCCGAAACCACTAGCGTCAGGGCGGTGAATACCGACACGCTCGCCAACTCCGAGGCCGACGCAGCACAGCTCCGCAACGCCCTGGTCGACAAGATCCGCGAATCCGGCTACGCCCGCACCGCCGCGGTCGAGACCGCGCTGCGCACCGTGCCCCGCCACCTGTTCGTGCCCGACGCAACGCTCGAAGACGCGTACGCCAACACGCCGGTCAACGTAAAATACGACACCGACGGCACGTCGATCTCCTGCGCCTCCCAGCCCGGAGTCGTCGCGCTCATGCTGGATCAGTTGGACGCTCAGCCCGGCGAACGCATCCTCGAACTCGGTGCCGGCACGGGCTACAACGCGGCGCTGCTCGCTCACCTCGTCGGCGAGACGGGCCATGTCACCACCATCGACGTGGACGACGACCTTGTGGAAGGCGCCCGTGCGCACCTGGCTGCCGCCGGATTCACCAACGTCGAGGCCCTGATCCGCGACGGAGCGGTCGGTCACGCCGACGGTGCTCCGTACGACCGGATCATCGCCACCGTCGGCGCGCATGGCGTCCCGCACGCCTGGATGCAGCAGCTCGTACCCGGTGGACGCCTCGTGGTTCCCCAGCGCCTCAAGGGCAGCGTCTCCCGCTCCATCGCCTACGAACAGCGCGACGGCCGCTGGACCAGCGTCAGCAGCAAAATGAACACCTTCATGCCGCTACGGCGCGGCATCGCCGACGACGACCGCCGCGTCATCCCTCTCAGCACGGACGGCACCGTACGGCTCCAGGCCCCTGCCGGGCAGCCCATCGACGCCCAGGCCCTGGCTGGAGTGCTGGACCAGCCGCGTACCGAGAAGTGGACCGGCATGACGGTTCGCGCCATGGAGTCGCCCGAGTGGATGGAGCTGTTCGTCTCCTGCTCTGTGCCCAGCGGCCTGATCCGGATGCTGTTCCCCGCCGACGCCAAGGGCACGCTGCTCACGGAGGACCCCTACCCCTCCTCGACCGCGGCTGTCGACAAGGGCGCCGTCACCTACCTCGCCCGCCGCGTGTCGGAGAAGAAGACCCCCGAGGGCGGCAAGCTGTGGGAGTTCGGCGTCATCGGCCACGGTCCCGGCGGCGACGAGCTCGCCGCGCGGGTCGTGGACGCCATTCGCACCTGGGACCGTGAGTACCGCGATCGTGAAGCCACGTTCGAGATCCAGCCCCTCGACGCCCCGGCCATCGAGCAGGTGCCCGGCCTGTTCGCCCTCGACACTCCGCTGAACCGCATCGTCGTCGACTGGCGGTGA